The Desulfovibrio fairfieldensis sequence ATCAGATGTAATATTCCGCCCGGCACGATAGGAGTTTTGCCCGCCGGCGAGGAGAACAAGCTTTTTCTGCAGCGCAGTGGACTCTTCTGGTCCATGAGCGGAATAAAAAGCGCTGTTCGACAACGTCCAGCGGGCAAAAGAACATCGTGCCTAAGGATGAAGCCAGCGCTCCAACCCCTCCGCCGCCTCCACGGCGCGGGGGCCGGGCCGGGCGAAACGGTCCTCATCCACCACAAGTACCCGTCCCGTGCGCACGGCGCGCAAATCCCGGTAATGGGCGCGCTCGGACAGAGGCTGCGGATCGGGATTCATGGGGCCCTTCTGGATCAGGTAGGCGTCCGGGTCAGCCAGAATCAAGGCCTCCTCGTTGAAGCGCACCAGTTTCTTGTCGTCCGCGACCACGTTTTCGCCCCCGGCCACGGCAATGATCTCATTGACGATGCTGCCTTGCCCGGCGGCCAACAGATTGGGATAGCGCACTTCATAGAAAACGCGCACCGGCTTTTCCCCGGCATGGCGCGCCCGCAGCGTTGCCAGGCGCGCCCGCCAGTCCAGAATCAGCCCGGCGGCCTTCCGCTCGCGTCCCGTGAGACGCCCTAGCTTTTCCAGCACATCGAACATCTTGTCAAAAGAATCCATCTCAAACGTCAGCACATTGATGCCCAGTTTACGCAGGGCTTCGGTCTGCAACAGCGCCTCGCGCCGTCCGGCGAGCTGAAGCACCAGATCCGGCTTCTGAGCCACGATCAGTTCCGCATTGGGCCGCATATGGGTGCCTATGGCGGGCAGACCGGCCAGCTCCGGCAGATGGGCGTCGGCCACGGTGCGCGCCACCAGCAGGCCGCGCGCGTCCAGGGCCAGCAGCAGCTCGTTGTAGGCGCCGTACAGGGCGATGATCCGCTCGGCCGGTTTATCCAGAGTCAGCGTGACGCCCGTGTCGTCAACCACCTCAATGGGAGCCGTCTGAACCGGGGCCGGATTCAGGCCCGTCAGCAGCAGAACCAGCAGCAAAATTGACGGCGCCGTTGCTCCACGGCCCGGAAGCGCGCCCCAGCAGCGCCTGGGGCAGGCCCCAGCGCGGATGCGGAAAAACCCGGATGGGAATATCATACAGGACACTGAGTTTCTCCTCGGTAAAGACCTCGGACACGGGGCCGTCAAAGAGTACCCGGCCGTTTTTCAGGCCCATGAGCCTGGTTGCATACAAGGCGGCCAGATTGCAGTCGTGCATGGCCATGAGCACGCAGGCCCCGGCGGCCCGGCGGCGCTCCAGCAGATCAAAAAGTTCCACCATGCGGGCCAGATCCAGACCGGCGGCCAGCTCGTCCAGCAGGAGCAGCGGGCTCTCCTGGGCCAGAGCCCGCGCCAGCAGCACCCGCTGCAGTTCCCCGCCGGAAAGCTCCCCCACGCGGCGCGCGGCCAGAGCGGCGGCTCCGGTGGCGGCCAGGGCCTGTCCGACGGCGGCGTAGTCCCGCCGTCCGTAGCCGCCCAGCCAGGAGAGGTAGGGATAGCGCCCCAGCAGGACCATCTGACGCACACTCAGGCCGGACGGACATTCCGCGCGTTGCGGCACCACGGCCGCCAGCCGGGCGCGTTCGCGCGGACGCAGGCCATCCAGCGGCCTGTCCGCCAAACGTATGCCGCCGCCCTGGGGCCGCAGCACGCCGGAAATGCAACGCAGCAAGGTGGTTTTGCCGCTGCCGTTAGGTCCCAGCAGGGCCACGCTTTCTCCGCCTCGCGCCGCCAGGCTCACGCCGCGCAGCACGGGCCGCCCGGCATAGCCCGCCGTGAGATTGCGCACGTCCAGCATCGGCCCTTCCACTGCTCTGCTCAGCGGCCTGTCCATTGATCGTGCGCCGGACATCAGCGCCGCCGCACCAGAAGGGCGAAAAACG is a genomic window containing:
- a CDS encoding ABC transporter substrate-binding protein, translating into MLLVLLLTGLNPAPVQTAPIEVVDDTGVTLTLDKPAERIIALYGAYNELLLALDARGLLVARTVADAHLPELAGLPAIGTHMRPNAELIVAQKPDLVLQLAGRREALLQTEALRKLGINVLTFEMDSFDKMFDVLEKLGRLTGRERKAAGLILDWRARLATLRARHAGEKPVRVFYEVRYPNLLAAGQGSIVNEIIAVAGGENVVADDKKLVRFNEEALILADPDAYLIQKGPMNPDPQPLSERAHYRDLRAVRTGRVLVVDEDRFARPGPRAVEAAEGLERWLHP
- a CDS encoding ABC transporter ATP-binding protein; protein product: MLDVRNLTAGYAGRPVLRGVSLAARGGESVALLGPNGSGKTTLLRCISGVLRPQGGGIRLADRPLDGLRPRERARLAAVVPQRAECPSGLSVRQMVLLGRYPYLSWLGGYGRRDYAAVGQALAATGAAALAARRVGELSGGELQRVLLARALAQESPLLLLDELAAGLDLARMVELFDLLERRRAAGACVLMAMHDCNLAALYATRLMGLKNGRVLFDGPVSEVFTEEKLSVLYDIPIRVFPHPRWGLPQALLGRASGPWSNGAVNFAAGSAADGPESGPGSDGSH